One window from the genome of Pseudanabaena yagii GIHE-NHR1 encodes:
- a CDS encoding class I SAM-dependent methyltransferase, giving the protein MKLLNIGCGLTFHPAWINIDVVPSAPEVQYCDITKKLPYPDNYFDACYSSHVLEHLTKEDAHKLLAECRRILKPHGIIRIVVPNLEAMVREYLRILEQISLNPNLPSQEIQDDYDWIMLELYDQTVRNFSGGEMVQFLQQPNLTNKNYIRSRIGAEAEQYWKKPQTFWEKLTSPKLSKILSKIKPIIIRYLLLIAGKKASNSFNEGWFRNSGEIHRWMYDRFSLQRLLHKAGFSDIQVYLADASGIPDFNSYNLDIMDEKVRKPDSLFMEAIKPSEVSI; this is encoded by the coding sequence ATGAAACTCCTCAACATTGGTTGTGGATTAACATTTCATCCCGCGTGGATCAATATCGATGTTGTCCCATCCGCCCCAGAAGTTCAATATTGTGACATAACCAAAAAATTACCCTATCCAGATAATTATTTTGACGCTTGCTATAGTTCCCATGTGTTAGAGCATCTTACTAAAGAGGATGCCCACAAACTTCTGGCAGAGTGCCGACGCATCCTCAAACCTCACGGAATCATTCGCATAGTAGTTCCTAATTTAGAAGCGATGGTGAGAGAGTATTTACGAATTTTAGAACAAATTAGCCTGAATCCTAATCTGCCCTCGCAGGAAATACAGGATGACTATGACTGGATCATGCTAGAGCTATATGATCAGACAGTTCGCAACTTCAGTGGAGGGGAAATGGTGCAGTTCTTACAACAGCCAAATCTGACCAATAAGAACTATATTCGATCTCGTATTGGTGCTGAAGCAGAACAGTACTGGAAAAAGCCTCAGACCTTTTGGGAGAAATTAACTTCCCCAAAGTTATCGAAAATTCTTTCAAAAATCAAACCAATAATTATCAGATACCTACTTCTAATTGCAGGGAAGAAAGCTAGTAATTCCTTTAATGAAGGTTGGTTTCGGAACTCTGGTGAAATTCATCGCTGGATGTACGATCGCTTTTCTTTGCAAAGATTACTCCATAAAGCTGGATTTAGTGATATTCAAGTTTATCTAGCAGATGCAAGTGGTATTCCCGATTTTAATAGTTACAATCTCGATATAATGGATGAAAAAGTGCGAAAACCTGACTCTTTATTTATGGAAGCCATCAAACCTTCTGAGGTTTCAATCTAG
- the sat gene encoding sulfate adenylyltransferase, translated as MVRQLKSIAPHGGQLINRIASEAQKEVFYSKADHLPRVQLTERALSDLELIAIGGFSPLTGFLGKADYDSVVMNMRLANGLPWSIPITLPVTSAVAESLTVGSLVRLDDPDGIFIGVLELSEKYKYDKLKEALHVYRTNEDRHPGVKVVYNQGEVYLAGDVWLLERRPHPLFPTYQIDPAESRELFIQKGWKTIVGFQTRNPIHRAHEYIQKCALEIVDGLFLHPLVGATKSDDVPADVRMRCYEIMLEHYFPLDRVTLAINPAAMRYAGPREAIFHALIRKNYGCTHFIVGRDHAGVGDYYGTYDAQYIFDEFEIGELGIIPLMFEHAFYCKRTGGMATTKTSASLPEERVHLSGTKVREMLRRGECPPPEFSRPEVAAELAKVMHKMAIEEASTGFEI; from the coding sequence ATGGTTCGACAACTCAAAAGCATTGCACCGCATGGTGGTCAATTAATCAATCGCATTGCCTCAGAAGCCCAAAAAGAAGTTTTTTATAGCAAAGCTGACCACTTGCCCCGTGTGCAACTGACTGAGCGCGCACTCTCCGATTTAGAACTAATTGCGATCGGTGGTTTTAGTCCACTCACAGGTTTTTTGGGCAAAGCCGACTATGACTCTGTAGTGATGAATATGCGTCTTGCCAATGGCTTGCCTTGGTCAATTCCCATTACTTTACCCGTTACCTCCGCCGTTGCTGAAAGCTTGACCGTTGGCAGCTTGGTGCGCCTTGACGATCCCGATGGCATTTTTATCGGTGTCCTCGAATTAAGCGAAAAATATAAGTACGACAAGCTCAAGGAAGCACTGCATGTCTACCGCACCAATGAAGATCGTCATCCGGGGGTAAAGGTTGTTTATAACCAAGGTGAGGTGTATCTTGCTGGAGATGTGTGGCTACTAGAGCGTCGTCCCCATCCTCTTTTCCCCACCTATCAAATTGATCCTGCGGAATCCCGTGAGCTATTTATTCAAAAAGGTTGGAAGACTATCGTTGGTTTCCAAACCCGTAACCCCATCCACCGTGCCCATGAATATATTCAGAAATGTGCGTTGGAAATCGTTGATGGTTTGTTCTTGCATCCTCTAGTCGGTGCAACTAAGAGCGATGACGTACCTGCTGATGTGCGGATGCGTTGCTATGAAATTATGCTGGAGCATTATTTCCCCTTAGATCGTGTGACCCTAGCAATTAACCCTGCGGCAATGCGTTATGCGGGACCTCGTGAAGCTATTTTCCATGCTTTGATTCGTAAGAACTACGGCTGTACTCACTTCATTGTCGGCCGTGATCATGCGGGTGTTGGCGATTATTATGGAACCTATGACGCGCAATATATTTTCGATGAGTTTGAAATTGGCGAGCTAGGCATTATTCCTTTGATGTTTGAACATGCGTTCTATTGCAAGCGCACTGGTGGCATGGCAACTACTAAAACTAGTGCGAGTTTACCCGAAGAGCGAGTCCATCTCTCTGGTACAAAAGTCCGCGAGATGCTCCGTCGTGGGGAATGTCCACCTCCTGAGTTCTCTCGTCCTGAAGTAGCGGCGGAACTTGCTAAAGTAATGCACAAAATGGCGATCGAAGAAGCTTCTACGGGCTTTGAAATCTAA
- a CDS encoding phosphotransferase enzyme family protein, whose amino-acid sequence MDHNELARLIAIAKKFSPQQEIDDLQPFGSGNINDTFLVSRQGIDQPFVLQRLNTNVFREPELVMQNMRIYGEHVRDRLKNTPLDRQWTVPQVLSTQQGQDYYQTENGEFWRSLSFIADSQSFDAMENSEQAQEVGYALGTFHHLTSDLEVEKLADTLEGFHITPRYLGQYEEVLAQSNITRSAEVDYCLQIVSDHQGLAHILEDAKASGKLPLRTMHGDPKVNNILFDKQTNLAVSVIDLDTVKSGLIHYDIGDCLRSGCNPAGEEIEDWESVEFDVELCEAILQGYLSTAQSFLTEYDYDYIYDAVRVITFELGLRFFTDYLAGNVYFHVKYPEHNLLRSLVQFRLLESIEAQKSVINQIVISNKF is encoded by the coding sequence ATGGATCATAACGAACTTGCCAGACTAATCGCGATCGCTAAAAAATTCTCACCGCAGCAAGAAATTGATGATTTACAACCCTTTGGCAGTGGCAATATTAATGATACTTTCTTAGTCTCTCGGCAAGGGATAGACCAGCCATTTGTCCTACAACGCTTAAATACCAATGTATTCCGTGAACCAGAACTGGTGATGCAGAATATGCGGATTTATGGAGAGCATGTGCGCGATCGCCTCAAAAATACGCCACTAGATCGCCAATGGACAGTACCGCAGGTATTATCTACACAACAAGGACAAGACTATTACCAAACCGAGAATGGTGAATTTTGGCGATCGCTCAGTTTCATCGCTGATTCACAATCCTTTGACGCGATGGAAAATTCTGAGCAAGCACAGGAAGTTGGCTATGCGTTGGGGACTTTCCATCATTTGACTAGTGATTTAGAGGTAGAGAAGTTAGCAGATACCCTAGAGGGGTTTCATATTACGCCGCGATACCTTGGACAATATGAGGAAGTGCTTGCTCAAAGCAATATAACGCGATCTGCGGAAGTTGATTATTGTTTGCAAATTGTGAGCGATCACCAAGGCTTAGCCCATATTTTAGAAGATGCAAAAGCTTCAGGGAAATTACCATTGCGAACGATGCATGGCGATCCTAAGGTAAATAATATTCTCTTTGATAAGCAGACGAACTTAGCGGTGAGTGTAATTGATTTAGATACGGTGAAATCTGGTTTAATCCATTACGATATTGGTGATTGTTTGCGATCGGGATGCAATCCTGCGGGGGAGGAGATAGAGGATTGGGAAAGTGTCGAGTTTGATGTGGAACTTTGCGAAGCGATTTTGCAGGGATATCTCTCAACGGCGCAATCATTCCTGACGGAATATGATTATGACTATATTTACGATGCAGTTCGTGTAATAACCTTTGAGTTAGGCTTGCGATTCTTTACCGACTATTTAGCAGGAAATGTCTACTTTCATGTCAAATATCCTGAGCATAATTTATTGCGATCACTAGTGCAGTTCCGTTTACTAGAAAGCATTGAAGCTCAAAAATCTGTAATCAATCAAATTGTGATATCTAATAAATTTTAG
- a CDS encoding glycosyltransferase family 2 protein, with translation MNHWQLTTPVALIIFNRPDTTRRVLEVIRQAKPPKLLVVADGARENHPTDRQNCAETRAIIEQVDWDCEVMTNFSDRNLGCRQRVSSGLNWVFEQVPEAIILEDDCLAHPSFFRFCEELLEKYRDDLRVMHIGGNNFQPLKHRIQDSYYFSRYNHCWGWASWRRAWQHYDVDMKLWSLVRDGDWLEGILQDRDAVKEWKRNFQKISDRITDSWDYQWTFACWLQRGVSILPNVNLVSNIGFSKEATHTYRKNLFAEIPVQPMEFPLQHPIMMVRAQKADQFTQDLIYSHSLIAKLRRKFWMSADRNIFNVM, from the coding sequence ATGAATCATTGGCAATTGACGACTCCTGTAGCTCTAATTATTTTTAATCGCCCTGATACCACAAGGCGCGTTTTGGAAGTAATTCGGCAGGCGAAACCTCCTAAATTATTAGTTGTCGCTGATGGTGCGAGGGAAAATCATCCCACCGATCGCCAAAATTGTGCAGAGACTAGAGCAATCATTGAGCAGGTAGATTGGGACTGTGAGGTGATGACCAATTTTAGCGATCGCAACTTAGGCTGTCGTCAGCGCGTTTCATCGGGGTTAAATTGGGTGTTTGAGCAGGTTCCTGAAGCAATTATCTTAGAAGATGATTGTTTAGCTCATCCTAGCTTTTTTCGCTTTTGTGAAGAGCTACTAGAGAAATATCGAGATGATCTGCGCGTCATGCATATTGGCGGCAATAACTTCCAACCTCTCAAACATCGCATACAGGATAGTTACTATTTTTCGCGCTATAACCATTGCTGGGGATGGGCAAGTTGGCGACGCGCTTGGCAGCATTACGATGTAGATATGAAGTTATGGAGTCTTGTGCGTGATGGAGACTGGCTAGAAGGTATCCTTCAAGATCGCGATGCAGTTAAGGAATGGAAGCGAAACTTTCAAAAAATTAGCGATCGCATCACAGATTCTTGGGACTATCAATGGACTTTCGCCTGTTGGTTACAGCGTGGGGTAAGCATTTTACCAAATGTGAATCTAGTATCTAATATTGGCTTTAGCAAAGAGGCAACCCACACATATCGCAAGAATCTTTTTGCGGAGATTCCTGTGCAGCCAATGGAATTTCCGTTGCAACATCCCATCATGATGGTTCGTGCTCAGAAAGCCGATCAATTCACCCAAGACTTAATCTATAGCCATAGTCTCATTGCGAAGTTACGGCGAAAGTTTTGGATGAGTGCAGATAGAAATATTTTTAACGTGATGTGA
- a CDS encoding preprotein translocase subunit SecD, translating into MNGRNQLLSLALIALTSSLGAWISPLASQTPTPNVKAQNGIQLTLQAKINPTLGINKITPQAMEQAKLVLEKRIRGLGISEAVVTIGDHNQLLVKLPRVNDPNLAKRVIATTGQLDFRKQKKGTESELRAKLQILQTAKLQREALKNSGDQKAISENETTYKKSIEDLKSIFESTGLTGNMLKDAVASPFDGSSEILQIVLTFDIQGGDLFAKVTGEIAGTGRALGIFLDDQLISFPSVGSEFQGKGITGGRAVITGNFTSDAANELALQMRSGALPFPLEIIDSRDF; encoded by the coding sequence ATGAATGGACGTAATCAGTTATTGTCTCTTGCCTTGATCGCCTTAACCTCTAGCTTAGGTGCTTGGATTTCGCCATTAGCCAGTCAAACACCAACGCCAAATGTAAAGGCACAAAATGGTATCCAACTTACATTGCAGGCAAAAATTAATCCCACACTAGGGATTAACAAAATTACGCCACAAGCTATGGAGCAAGCTAAGCTTGTGCTAGAGAAGCGCATTAGGGGTTTAGGTATTTCTGAAGCAGTAGTTACGATTGGTGATCACAACCAGTTGCTTGTGAAGTTACCAAGGGTTAATGATCCTAATCTAGCTAAGAGAGTAATTGCTACAACTGGTCAGCTTGATTTTCGTAAGCAAAAGAAAGGTACGGAAAGTGAACTGAGAGCAAAACTACAGATTTTACAGACGGCGAAGTTGCAGCGCGAAGCTCTTAAAAATTCTGGCGATCAAAAGGCGATCTCTGAAAATGAAACTACATATAAAAAGAGCATTGAAGATCTCAAGAGTATCTTTGAAAGTACAGGCTTAACGGGCAATATGCTCAAAGATGCCGTTGCATCACCATTTGATGGTAGTTCTGAGATTTTGCAAATTGTCCTAACTTTTGATATTCAAGGCGGTGATTTATTTGCCAAAGTCACTGGCGAAATTGCTGGTACTGGTCGAGCCTTAGGCATTTTCTTAGATGATCAATTAATTAGTTTTCCATCCGTTGGTTCTGAGTTTCAAGGAAAGGGCATTACAGGTGGACGAGCCGTAATTACTGGCAACTTTACTTCAGATGCAGCCAATGAACTAGCTTTACAGATGCGCTCAGGTGCATTGCCTTTTCCTCTTGAAATTATTGATTCCCGAGATTTTTAA
- a CDS encoding M20 metallopeptidase family protein codes for MSFATTTSPIHTNFKIRADILELQPSIVQWRRDFHRFPELGFKERRTSTAIAEKLTAWGIPHQTGIAQTGIVATITGKKKGHHKVLAIRADMDALPIQEENIVNYRSQIDNMMHACGHDGHTAIALGTAKYLWEHRDDFSGTVKIIFQPAEEGPGGAKPMIEAGVLTNPTVDAIIGLHLWNNLPLGTVGVRSGALMAATEYFHCKIIGRGGHGALPQQTIDSILVAAQVVNAIHTIVARNVSPLESAVISIGEFHAGSAVNVIADSAKLSGTVRYFNPEVGLKVASRLEEVVAGVCASHGATYDLQYHKLYPAVINDYAIAELVRSVAENVIETPEGIVPECQTMGGEDMSFFLEAVPGCYFFLGSANPDKGLAYPHHHPRFNFDETALATGVEIFVRCVEKFLN; via the coding sequence ATGTCCTTTGCTACTACTACCTCGCCCATCCATACTAATTTCAAGATTCGTGCCGATATCCTTGAGTTACAACCTAGCATTGTCCAGTGGCGGCGAGACTTTCATCGATTTCCTGAACTTGGGTTTAAAGAAAGGCGCACATCGACAGCGATCGCTGAAAAATTAACGGCATGGGGCATCCCTCATCAAACAGGCATCGCTCAGACTGGTATTGTTGCAACGATTACGGGCAAGAAAAAGGGGCATCACAAAGTATTAGCAATCCGTGCGGATATGGACGCACTACCGATTCAAGAAGAAAACATTGTGAATTATCGCTCTCAAATCGATAATATGATGCACGCCTGCGGTCATGACGGACATACAGCGATCGCTTTGGGTACGGCAAAATATTTATGGGAACATCGCGACGACTTTAGCGGTACGGTGAAGATAATTTTTCAGCCAGCCGAGGAGGGACCAGGGGGCGCAAAACCAATGATTGAGGCAGGCGTGCTCACAAATCCCACCGTTGATGCAATTATTGGCTTACACCTCTGGAATAACCTTCCTCTTGGTACGGTCGGCGTTCGTAGTGGTGCATTGATGGCAGCCACAGAGTACTTCCATTGTAAAATTATTGGACGGGGTGGACATGGCGCACTCCCTCAACAAACCATTGATTCCATTCTAGTTGCTGCTCAAGTGGTAAATGCAATTCACACAATCGTGGCTCGCAATGTGAGTCCCCTTGAATCAGCAGTGATCAGTATTGGCGAATTTCACGCAGGTTCAGCAGTAAATGTGATTGCGGATTCTGCAAAACTAAGTGGAACTGTGCGCTATTTTAATCCTGAAGTGGGCTTGAAAGTGGCTTCACGTTTGGAAGAGGTGGTTGCGGGTGTCTGTGCTTCCCATGGAGCGACCTATGATCTGCAATATCATAAGCTCTATCCTGCGGTGATTAATGACTATGCGATCGCGGAATTAGTCCGCTCTGTTGCTGAAAATGTAATCGAAACTCCCGAAGGTATCGTGCCTGAATGCCAGACTATGGGCGGTGAAGATATGTCCTTCTTTTTGGAAGCTGTACCCGGATGCTATTTCTTCCTTGGTTCCGCTAATCCTGACAAGGGCTTAGCCTATCCCCATCATCACCCCCGCTTCAATTTTGATGAGACTGCGCTAGCGACTGGGGTGGAAATTTTTGTTCGTTGTGTGGAGAAGTTTTTGAATTAG
- a CDS encoding RNA recognition motif domain-containing protein, with amino-acid sequence MTIYVGNLSYQAAKEDLTSVFSDYGTVKRVQLPTDQETGRVRGFAFVDMEDDAQEEAAIAALNEAEWLGRTLRVNKAKPRGERTNDRPRGRGYA; translated from the coding sequence GTGACTATTTACGTTGGAAATTTGTCTTATCAAGCTGCTAAAGAAGATTTGACAAGCGTCTTTTCTGATTACGGCACTGTAAAGCGTGTGCAATTGCCTACCGACCAAGAAACAGGTCGGGTTCGGGGCTTCGCCTTTGTGGATATGGAGGATGATGCTCAGGAAGAAGCTGCGATCGCCGCACTTAATGAAGCTGAATGGTTGGGACGTACCCTGCGCGTTAATAAGGCTAAACCTCGTGGTGAGCGTACTAACGATCGCCCTAGAGGTCGTGGCTACGCCTAG
- the secD gene encoding protein translocase subunit SecD, with protein MGKQSRLLAFVLAILLGAVYLIVIHPPKLGLDLRGGAQLTLQAKTNPEQGINEITPRIMETAKFVVEQRINGLGVSEATILLSGNNQLIVQLPGVNDPAQAERVLGTTAQLDFRKQKKGTESELRARLQILQAATVQRELLKNSGDQKAIAENEATYKKSIEDLKSIFERTGLTGNMLKDAVASPSGNGPDSWQVALTFDDKGGDLFAKTTGEIGGTGRALGIFLDDKLISSPSVGPEFQGKGITGGRAVITGNFTLDSATELALQLRAGALPVPVEIVENRTVGATLGADSILSSIYAGVSGLALVLIFMVLYYRILGGVADIALITYAVITYALFSLLGVVLTLPGIAGFILSIGMAVDANVLIFERTKEELKAGRTLYKSVEAGFYRAWSSILDSNVTTLIACVTLFWLGSGFVKGFAVTLGVGVIVSMFTAITLSRSLMLAMISNPSFRKPEYYGMKAFGKISTSTIDVATEVEEITEEQNDKTDNTKDNTSGAVL; from the coding sequence ATGGGTAAACAAAGCCGCCTGCTTGCCTTCGTATTGGCAATCTTATTAGGGGCTGTGTATCTAATCGTCATTCATCCACCTAAATTAGGTTTGGATCTACGAGGTGGCGCACAGCTTACACTCCAAGCAAAAACTAATCCTGAACAAGGTATTAATGAAATTACGCCGCGCATTATGGAAACCGCCAAGTTTGTGGTGGAGCAGCGTATTAACGGTTTAGGAGTTTCCGAGGCCACAATTTTGCTATCGGGTAATAATCAACTGATCGTGCAGTTACCGGGGGTCAATGATCCTGCTCAAGCTGAGCGTGTACTTGGCACAACTGCTCAACTTGATTTTCGCAAGCAAAAGAAAGGTACGGAAAGTGAGCTAAGAGCAAGATTGCAAATTCTACAGGCAGCAACGGTTCAGCGTGAACTCCTGAAAAACTCTGGCGATCAAAAGGCGATCGCGGAAAATGAAGCCACATATAAAAAGAGCATTGAAGATCTCAAGAGTATTTTTGAGCGCACAGGCTTAACAGGCAATATGCTCAAAGATGCCGTTGCCTCACCCAGTGGCAATGGTCCCGACTCTTGGCAAGTTGCTCTGACCTTTGACGATAAAGGCGGCGATCTGTTTGCTAAAACTACTGGCGAAATCGGAGGTACTGGTCGTGCTTTAGGTATTTTCTTAGATGACAAACTAATTAGCTCTCCATCGGTTGGTCCCGAATTTCAAGGTAAAGGCATTACAGGTGGACGAGCAGTCATTACAGGCAACTTTACCCTAGATTCTGCGACTGAATTAGCTTTGCAATTACGCGCAGGGGCTTTACCTGTACCCGTCGAAATTGTCGAAAATCGCACCGTTGGTGCAACCCTTGGTGCAGATAGCATTCTCAGCAGTATCTATGCTGGTGTGTCAGGCTTAGCACTAGTCCTGATTTTTATGGTGCTTTACTACCGTATTTTGGGCGGGGTTGCCGATATTGCGCTAATTACCTATGCAGTGATTACCTATGCCTTGTTTAGCTTGCTTGGAGTAGTCCTGACCTTACCGGGTATTGCAGGCTTTATCCTCAGCATTGGTATGGCGGTGGATGCCAACGTCTTAATTTTTGAACGTACTAAAGAAGAATTAAAAGCAGGCCGCACACTTTATAAATCCGTTGAGGCAGGTTTCTATCGGGCATGGTCAAGTATCCTCGATAGTAACGTGACCACATTAATTGCTTGTGTGACTTTATTCTGGCTAGGTTCAGGATTTGTCAAAGGTTTTGCCGTCACCCTTGGTGTCGGGGTAATCGTCAGTATGTTTACGGCAATTACCTTGAGCCGATCGCTAATGTTGGCGATGATTAGCAACCCTAGTTTCCGTAAGCCTGAATACTACGGCATGAAAGCTTTCGGCAAAATCTCAACATCAACGATTGATGTTGCAACTGAGGTTGAAGAAATAACAGAAGAGCAAAACGACAAGACAGACAATACAAAAGACAATACAAGCGGTGCGGTTCTATGA
- a CDS encoding glycosyltransferase family 2 protein, which translates to MTCCYILLPVHNRREITHNFIKCLNLQTYSNYRLILIDDGSTDGTAQMAQSQIEDLTIITGTGNWWWAGGLQQGINWLKANSPNDEDAVLMINNDVTIKPDFLEIGIKLLQAMPNTLLQAQAYSSDEIDVCLDCGLNIDLNTLTFDQASSAAEINCLCTRGLFMRWQDLQRVGDFYPQILPHYLSDYEFTIRAYRKGLSLKTHPDLKLWLNEKTTGFHPKKGDFPIATIWKRYFSRRSSANKIDWTMFVLLTSPKRSLLANLGRVWLRGLINLFAQKSL; encoded by the coding sequence ATGACCTGTTGCTACATTCTCTTACCCGTTCATAATCGCAGAGAAATCACTCATAACTTTATCAAATGTCTAAATTTACAAACATATTCTAACTACCGCTTAATCTTAATTGATGATGGATCAACCGATGGGACTGCTCAAATGGCACAAAGTCAAATAGAAGATTTGACCATAATCACGGGAACGGGAAATTGGTGGTGGGCAGGGGGATTGCAACAGGGGATAAACTGGCTCAAGGCAAATTCTCCCAATGATGAAGACGCAGTATTGATGATCAACAATGACGTAACTATCAAGCCAGACTTTCTAGAAATAGGAATTAAGCTCTTACAGGCGATGCCGAATACATTATTACAGGCACAAGCCTATAGTAGCGATGAGATTGATGTTTGTCTTGACTGCGGACTGAACATCGATCTAAATACTTTGACCTTTGATCAAGCTAGTTCAGCCGCAGAGATCAATTGTTTATGCACTAGGGGGTTATTCATGCGCTGGCAAGATTTGCAGAGGGTAGGGGATTTCTATCCACAGATATTGCCCCATTATCTATCGGATTATGAATTCACGATCCGAGCTTACCGAAAAGGCTTATCTCTCAAAACCCATCCCGATCTCAAGCTTTGGTTGAATGAGAAAACCACTGGATTTCATCCTAAAAAGGGCGATTTCCCGATCGCCACAATCTGGAAAAGATATTTCTCACGCCGATCTTCTGCGAATAAAATTGATTGGACGATGTTTGTGTTACTCACTAGTCCTAAACGCAGTTTGCTAGCCAATCTCGGACGTGTCTGGCTCAGAGGCTTAATTAATTTATTTGCTCAAAAATCCCTATGA
- the secF gene encoding protein translocase subunit SecF produces MRLDVIKNARLYLTISTAVIVAGIVAMVLSFQQLGSPLRLGLDFTGGSSVTLGLACNGDTCGKPIDIAIVRQAVESKGFTNSVIQLVEGKDLKGVSVRTAHLSTEEREKLKSTLTESLKQYGEVDPKKSQLDEVGAAIGQQALRNGLLAIILSFAGIGIYLSFRFQLDYAAFAVLALFHDIFVTVGTFSILGLTLGVEIDSLFIVAMLTICGFSVNDTVVIYDRIRENVKLDAGNTSFNDLVNASVNQTLGRSINTSLTATLPLVAIFLFGGATLRFFSLALIIGFLSGAYSSIFNASILLAWWRSRQTSKLKQSTVEVN; encoded by the coding sequence ATGAGATTAGATGTAATTAAAAATGCGCGTCTTTACCTCACGATTTCCACAGCAGTGATTGTGGCAGGAATCGTGGCGATGGTGTTGTCATTCCAACAATTAGGTTCTCCATTACGTTTAGGACTTGATTTTACGGGCGGCTCTAGTGTGACACTGGGATTAGCTTGTAATGGAGATACTTGTGGCAAACCCATTGATATTGCGATCGTCCGTCAGGCTGTTGAAAGTAAAGGCTTTACCAATAGTGTTATTCAATTAGTCGAAGGCAAAGACCTAAAAGGCGTATCAGTGCGTACAGCGCATCTCTCGACGGAAGAGCGCGAAAAGCTGAAGTCAACGCTTACGGAGTCTTTGAAACAATATGGCGAAGTCGATCCGAAAAAGTCACAGCTTGATGAAGTTGGTGCAGCGATCGGGCAACAAGCGCTTCGCAATGGTTTACTAGCGATTATTTTGTCATTCGCGGGCATTGGCATTTATTTATCATTTCGTTTTCAGTTGGATTATGCTGCTTTTGCCGTGTTGGCGCTATTTCATGATATTTTCGTGACGGTTGGAACTTTCTCGATCTTGGGTTTAACCTTAGGCGTGGAAATCGATAGTTTATTTATTGTGGCGATGTTGACGATCTGTGGCTTTTCCGTCAATGACACCGTGGTAATTTACGATCGCATTCGTGAAAATGTAAAACTTGATGCGGGTAACACGAGTTTTAACGATCTAGTTAATGCTTCGGTCAATCAAACTCTAGGGCGATCGATTAATACGTCCCTGACTGCGACCTTGCCGCTAGTGGCGATTTTCTTATTCGGTGGTGCAACCTTGAGGTTTTTCTCACTGGCTTTGATTATCGGTTTCTTGTCTGGTGCTTACTCCAGTATTTTCAATGCCAGTATTTTGCTGGCATGGTGGCGCAGTCGTCAAACTTCTAAACTCAAGCAATCAACTGTAGAAGTAAACTAA